Below is a window of Salmo salar unplaced genomic scaffold, Ssal_v3.1, whole genome shotgun sequence DNA.
ttaactgtTCCTCATAGGCTGAGTCTCCTTCTCCATATCTGTACAAACATCGTTCTTTACTGCTAGGCAGGACACTAGTGATACGGGCCATATACTTTTACTTCTCCCTaaagtgacctgacctgacctcaacccccctccatcactaatccatggctctctccccttatcaatgccttcCACATGTAATTACTTCCCTGCACTAaacacattccaagcttaattgctcacactatataccttcctcctataaccattcacttctggtgtagaccctctaaacCTTATCATTCCATCAGTGACATTAATATGTATATTTTCATATTCTCAAAacccaaaacaacacacacattgaCATGATCAAATGAGTTCAGTTACTGACCTATTGGGTTTATTTGAAGTTGGACAATTTGATGGATAGTTTCTTGTTTGAGCTTTTTCACCCCATGACTTTCATAGCTTTGTAATGGAGGTGACTAACGCTTCTCCAAATGAGGAAATGGCAGATACCTTGATCCATGTCTATTTAGTTTACATAATACATATTTCCAGTCAGAGTAAACAGTCTGTGCCAACTAATTTTTGGTTTGGATTGCATACATGGATCACATACCTTTGTGGTGTTTTGGCGAACTTCGTTTCTTGGAAGCAAATCCAAGCATTGAAGAAATGGAAAACaggaatccaaatatatttttgttgttttttatttcatcaccaccaataaattgTTTCACATTTTTTGGTAAACCACAGGTGGAAAGGTTATGGATTGTTTCTCAAATAAATAACATTTCTGTAAGAGTACTGGATAGTGCTGGATAACATTGACATCAACTCCTTGTAGGACGCACCAGTTTCTTTTTAAAGGTTGGACATTTTTTTATGTGAATCTTGCAATATATCCAGAAATTATTCAACAGGcatgttatttatttaaattgttgAATGATAGATGTTTTTCTCATCCATCTGGGTTTGAGGGCTAGGGACAGAGTGTTAGGGGACCAGTTGCAGCACAATGGCTCATTGTAGCACATCTCAGCCTAGATCATCACCACAATTCCATTACTGTGTCTTTCCACACCGCTTCATGTTCTTTGACAGGTCATTTATATTGATGGATATAGACATGAGCTTCATACAGTATGAAGATATGTATTGCAAGCCGTTTGCGGTGTTGTTTGCAGGGGTGATGTTGGTGCCTTCTCATCTCCAGAAATAGAAGTGTACCTGCATTATCAGTACCCTCACTGTGGTCACATCTACGTGACAAACAGACTCGACACACTCTGCTAAATCTCATGTACAACAGTGAACATCATGAGTCATCGGACCGCTGAAGATCGTTGAAGACCTTTGAAACTCAACTGCTGTCTAATCTAAACACAATGCTGTCTCCTCTCAGAGTGGCTCCTCAACTTCCAAATAAATTAAACATTTCCAACAAGAtttacaatatactgtacaaccTTTATTTCCACTGGGAAAACACAACATCCATGAGAAGAAAAAATTAAATGCTAATAAAATAGCTGTATTTTAGACATATAAACTCATTACACATGAAACACTTTGCATAATATAAAATACATTAACAAGCAGTGGGGAGTAAAGAGCATTATTCTACACACTCATATTGCAGCTTAGTTGGGTTTTGGTCAAGACACGACAATTCACCAGTACATTCAAACAGATAATATAAAAACATGCATGAGTAATATTTATGAAAAAATGGACCACTCTTATCTCCGAGTGACATTGCCTTGTGGATCAACTTCAGAGATAAAAGTATGATGAAAACAAATCATACCGCCAGGTTGTATAGCTAATAAAAGACATGACAAAAGCCTTCGGAACAACaaatagatgtaggatcttaatttgagccagtttgctacagcaggaaattaATTCTTCAGcaaaaggaaatgtgaattattatgtggatgatAATTAATGGATATTTTTGGTGGGGTTGATACATTTCTTTTCggtcaaatcaagtctgacatttcaaagcAGAAATTACAAACATGAGAGGCATTTTTAATGCTCAAATGCACTGCAAgtctgcatttcctgctgtgaaaATTCTCATTTCAATCAAATGAAGTTTCTACATCCGTTACATGTTGTGTATGAGTATGAGAAGGCATGTACCACGTCTATACCAGAGAAGACACAGAACAAATTCCATCAGCAGAATGATAACATAGACAACAGCACGAAGACTGGTATACTGGTAGAAGGGGATCTCTGAGGCGGATTCTGGAAGGGAAAGGGACATCACTCTCAAAAACAGTATCTGAATAGGCACTTGCTGATGTATTTAGACAAACTTAGCTCACAATAACAATGTTTATTTAATACACCTTCTCCTTGTGTAGTTATACTACTGACTGACCTATCCTCTCCAAGTGGGATGGAACTGGTGGCTCCAGGAGGATTTACAACCaaagtaaataaaacaatgatataCACAGTATGTACAATAATTATATACAGTTTTAGTCTTGCCATacagtaatacacagagagaggattGTCATGATAATATTTTCACAGTTAATCTTAAACTTAACCAATGTTACTCACCTCTTTCTTGGGATGTGACATTGCTGCTTGTCTCCTCCTGGCCAGTTATGATTAAACTGAACGCTGATGGGGAACTAGTAGCTCCTGGAGGATTTACAACTGAAATAATTAAAACATTGATATGTGTAAAATAATAATATACTAGTATTGCAATACAACAATAGACCAACAGAAGATTGACACATTTAAAAACACAGAAATTGATGGGCTCTAGTCTTCCTCACCATCTATGGTGATACCGAGGGGTTCactatgctgtgatgtcacaGTATCTTCACCCTCTACCACCAGCTCCACAGCACAGGTGATGAAGATCTCTCCAGCactgctcctcttcctctgcaGTTCCTCTTCTGCCACTCTCCCCACACAGACATTGTCTATGAAGGGTAGTTTTTTGAAGTTTGAGTCACCATTGTTCAGATAAAAGTAGCATGAGGTGCCAGCCTTGGCCTCACATCGAAGATTGAGGTAATTCCTAATCTTCTCCACATGAACACTGGGCTTTCCAATTGGATCTGTTAGTAAATTGTAAAAGTAATTTATGAAGTCAGTTAACAAGAGGGAAGTGTACCCTGGTAAACATGTGCTTTGGAGTACTGTAAAACTGTCACTTACCACCCACATTAAGTCTTCGAGCATCACTAGGTTTTGAGGTTTTGATCGTATTATCTTCTCTATTCTGTAGAATTACACAGCTGAGATCTACTTCAGTCTTGTTCCACTTTTTGAACTCATTCCATAACAAATTGAACTGGCAAGCACCCTGCTTGTAATCCACTTTTCTTATAGGGTTGGGGTCGTGATCTCTGTAGAAATTGCACTCTGTGCCTTTTGGTGACTCACAGCGTACTGTAACAGGTGTAGCTACATTGATGTACCCAGAGGAAAATACAATAGTGGGAGTGGGAACCGAATCTGtttagagaaatagagagaatatAAGACATTTCGAGAATCTTGATTCAGAACGTATTTGTATGTGGATATCACTTCCTTGTCTCTCTATTTGCAACTAAATACATTTCTTAATAAAGATATGGCACTTTAAGCATTGTGCTACTCCATATTAGTTGTGAAACAGTAGTGTACAAATCTGCCATCAAAAAATTATTTTATGCCTGAAATAAATCAATAGCTGTTGAGCTGGACAATTAATGAAGTGACATTTGGTAATATGTACCTGCACAACTTTCTTTTACCGCAACACCGGCAACATCTTCGAACAAGGTAAAAACAACTTAGTGAGACATTTTACAAGCCTTACTATAAGGCATAATAAAGGCTCATACATACTTAGAACAAGTTATAAAGCATACAGTACATTAAGTAACACATTACCAAAACTTTAAATCAGTGTAAAGACGTATTGATCCAAAGACTAAAATAATTGAATACTCACAAATGAGAAGAATATAAGACAAAGACATATTTTCCACTTTCTTCCGTCAGTGAAGTGAACTCCACACATAGATTGTCATGTGAGAAAACTGATCTGTGTTTGGTAGGACACAGAAAAACCTAGAGTAGGATATGGAGACTAACGTCTGATGTTGTGACAGATCATTAGTGACGCTGAAGAAAATGTCCTTATTTTCATTGACCACTAAGGAGCTGTCCATGTGGTCCACCCTACATTAAACTTCCTGAAAATATAGGTAACTACAGCACAGCTATTTGAAATATGAGAACTCTTGTAATTAATTGATCAAATAATCTTGTTGACTTTTCAAAGAGTTACTTTaaactatacacacacaaatacaaaacCAAAACTAAATATGCAGTAGCTTAACAGCAACATAACCCTAACAACTGtggttctaattctcagagtgAAACATCTCAACAGACAttatgaaagcttaaccaagtATATTCTTCCGAGAgtatcaatacagctgcattagacaaagacattttcacacaagcactgatatttaacctttCCTCATGGGCTGAGTCTCCTTCTACATATCTGCACAAACATCGTTCTTTACTGCTAGGCAGGACACTAGTGATACGGGCCATAAATGTCTATTTCTCCCTTAACAtaacctgacctgacctcaacccccctcCATCCCTAATCCATGgccctctccccttatcaatgcctgtcCCATGTAATCGCTTCCCTGCACTcaacacattccaagcttaattgcacaCTATTTACCTTCCTCCTATAACCAtaaacttctggtgtagaccctctcaAACTTAGCACCCCATCAGTGACATAAGTAGATTTTCATATTCTCAGAAgccaacagaacacacacattgACATGATCGAATGAGTTCAGTTACTGATCTATTGGGTTTATTTGAAGTTTGACAATTTGATGGATAGTTTCTTGTTTGAGCTTTTCACCCCATGACTTTCATAGCTTTGTAATGGAGGTGACTAATGCTTCTCCAAATGAGGAAATGTCAGATACCTTGATCCATGTTATTTAGTTTACATAATACATATTTCCAGTCAGAGTAATCAGTCTGTGCCAACTAATTTTGGGCTTGGATTGCATACATGGATCACATTACTTTGTGGTGTTTTGGCTAACTTAGTTTTTTGGAAGCAAATACAACAGGCATGTTGGTTATTTAAATTGTTGAATGATAGATCTCATTCTCATCCATCTGGGTTTGAGGGCTAGGGACAGCATGTTAGGGGACCAGCTCCAGCACAATGGCACATTGTAGCACATCTCAgcctagtcttccctgtggctcagttggtagagcatggtgtttgcaacgccagcatggtgtgtgcaacaccagagttgtgggtttgattcccacggggggggccagtacaaaaaaaaagaaatgcacgaaattaaatgtatgcattcactactgtaagttgctctggataagggcatctgctaaatgactaaaatgtagatcATGACCACAATTCCATTACTGTGTCATTCCACACCTCTTCATGTTCTCTGACAAGTAATTTCTATTGATGGAAATAGACATGAGCTTTATACAGTATGAAGATACTGTATAAACAGCAAGCTGTTTGCAGGGGTGATGTTGGTGCCTTCTCATCTCTAGAAATAGAAGTGTACCTGCATTATCAGTACCCTCACTGTGGTCACATCTACGTGACAAACAGACTCGACACACTGCTAAAGCTCAGGTACAACTGTGAACATCATGAGTCATCGGACCGTTGAAGACCTTTGAATCTCAACTGCTGTGTAATCTAAACACAATGCTGTCTCCTCTCAGAGTGGCTCCTCAACTTCCAAAGAAAATAAACATTTCCAACAAGATTTACAATATAATGTACAAGCTTTATTTCCACTGGAAAACACAACATCCATGAGCagaaaaaatgaaatgctaataaaATAGCTGTATTTTA
It encodes the following:
- the LOC123739528 gene encoding uncharacterized protein isoform X2, producing the protein MSLSYILLIYVAGVAVKESCADSVPTPTIVFSSGYINVATPVTVRCESPKGTECNFYRDHDPNPIRKVDYKQGACQFNLLWNEFKKWNKTEVDLSCVILQNREDNTIKTSKPSDARRLNVGDPIGKPSVHVEKIRNYLNLRCEAKAGTSCYFYLNNGDSNFKKLPFIDNVCVGRVAEEELQRKRSSAGEIFITCAVELVVEGEDTVTSQHSEPLGITIDGATSSPSAFSLIITGQEETSSNVTSQERESASEIPFYQYTSLRAVVYVIILLMEFVLCLLWYRRGTCLLILIHNM
- the LOC123739528 gene encoding uncharacterized protein isoform X1, which encodes MSLSYILLIYVAGVAVKESCADSVPTPTIVFSSGYINVATPVTVRCESPKGTECNFYRDHDPNPIRKVDYKQGACQFNLLWNEFKKWNKTEVDLSCVILQNREDNTIKTSKPSDARRLNVGDPIGKPSVHVEKIRNYLNLRCEAKAGTSCYFYLNNGDSNFKKLPFIDNVCVGRVAEEELQRKRSSAGEIFITCAVELVVEGEDTVTSQHSEPLGITIDVVNPPGATSSPSAFSLIITGQEETSSNVTSQERESASEIPFYQYTSLRAVVYVIILLMEFVLCLLWYRRGTCLLILIHNM